AGAAGGTTTTCATACATTCCTGAACTTCCAGATTCTATATCTCAATTTGAGAGGATTTCAGCAAAGATTGGTGTTTTCATTTTATATATATTAATGTTGATTATGCCTATGAGTGGTTATGTGATGTCAGTTGCAGGTGGTCGAGATGTATATTTTTTCTCTTTTGAATTGCCAAAGCTTTTACCAATAAATAGTCAGCTATCAGCAATTAGTTACCTGGTCCATGTGAATGTATGTTATATACTCGCTGCTGCGATTGTGTTGCATATACTATTTGCTATCAAGCATTTGATATTTGATAAGGTAAATTTGTTTGCTAGAATATGGCGTGTTGAGAGTGCTAATTGAAAGTACTCAAAAATTTCTTAAGTCTGTTTTGTGATCATTTTACTATTGCACTGCTTGCAAAATATACCCGCAAGACTTTGAAACATAATTTTTTAGAGAGCAGGTTAATTTGCGCGTCTAATACTTTTGCATATTTGCAAAGAAATTCATGAAATAGTATGGAAAATTAGGTAAAAAGGTCTGCGCAATAACTTTGTGGGCAGTTGCTATATTAATAGAATTTTAGTTTGTTGTTATTTGGAGGATGTAGGCTTTAATGAGAGCTATGTTGTATGTGAAAATCTCGATGTTGGTTTTTGCGTTCTCAGTGCTGATTATAATTGTTATGCTTGCGTATAATAGAGTAGCTAAGCCTGTAGTTGTATCTGATATACCGCTTGTTTCATCTGATAAATGTATGACGAAGATGCCTCCTGAGAATCCTGGAGGAATGGTTATCTCAAATCAAAATAAAATGATTTACGATCCGATCAAGTCTGAAAAAGCGGGAAAGTCCAAGGCTAGTAGAGTAACAAGCGTTACAACAAAGCTTGATGAAGAGGATAAGCTTGGCTTGCTTCAGGAGATAGGTGTTGAGAAGTTAAGTAAGCTTGAATATGAAGCTAAAAAAGTGGTGTCAGGTAGCAATGAAAATAGCGTATTTGATTTTGCGAAAGAAGGCAATGTTGAGAATAAATCAGTTTCAAAGCATGTGCAAAAGGATAATAAAAGTATAGAGATTGTAAGAGAGAAAGTAACAGGGAAGCAGGTTAAAGGGCGCGTAGTGGATACTCCCAATCAGAAGGATCAGAAGAAGCAAAATCGATAAAGTATAAAAATTGGTGGATTTGCCAATATATCCGGCATTGTTGCATAATGAGACTATTTCATTATCAGTGGGTCTTTCTCATTGATTGTGTAAATTTTTTAGAGCCATTAAAATCTCCCATCAAATTTGATTATAAAATGAGCCATAGCTTCATTCCAGTTAGAGATAGGCATGGTCCATTTTTTGGTAATATAATCAATCGTTAGGTATAAAACCTTGAATACCGAATCATCATTTGGGAAAACACGCTTATTTCTTGTAACTTTTCTCAACTGACTATTCAGCGATTCTATAGCATTTGTAGTGTAAATTATCTTACGGATACTCTCTGGATATTGCAGAAATATTACAAGATTCTCCCAATTATTATACCAGGATTTTGCTATATGTGGATATCGTTTACTCCATTTCTTATCAAAAGATTCTAGGGCAAGATGCGCTTCATCTTCAGTAGCAGAGCTATAAATAAGCTTTAAATCTGATGCCAATAATTTTCTGTCTTTATATGATACATACTTCAGGCTATTTCTAATTTGATGTACTATACAAAGCTGATGCTCAGTTTTGGGATAACTTGCGCATATAGCTTCAGACATACCAGTCAGGTTATCACTACAGGCAATTAATATATCTTTTAATCCTCGATTCTTCAATTCAGTAAAATTACTAAGCCAGAATTTAGATCCTTCATTCTCACTTATCCATAATCCTAAAATATCTTTCCGGCCCTGTAAATCTATACCCAGCGCAACATATACTGATTTATTAATTATCTGTTTATCTTGCCTTACCTTAACTATTAAACAATCAAAATATACTATAGGATATAATGGTTCAAGAGGTCTACTCTGCCAAATTCTAACCTCATCAATTACATCATCTGTAACCCTACTAATTAAACTCTCACTAACTTCTGCTCCATATAATTCTTGTAATTGGATCTTGATATCAGACAAACTCATCCCCTTGGCATACAGAGATATTATCTTTTGATCTAAACCATCTATTCTTGTTTGATTCTTGGAGACAATTACAGGTGCAAATTTACCTTCTCTATCTCGCGGAATATTTAACTCGATACTGCCATTCTCAGTAATCAAATTCTTATTATAATGACCATTCCTGCAATTCTCAGTTTCAGACCTATCATATTTGTTATAACCTAAGTGTTCAGACATTTCTGCCTGCAAGGCTCTCTCCAAAATACTCTTCGTTAATTCCTTAATCAATCCATCCTGC
This region of Candidatus Lariskella endosymbiont of Epinotia ramella genomic DNA includes:
- a CDS encoding cytochrome b, whose protein sequence is MSEHYNYAMRCAHWLYAMVVICTLSIGFYMVDLPNEAKPQMYALHKSFGVLSFFLLVLRIIIRRFSYIPELPDSISQFERISAKIGVFILYILMLIMPMSGYVMSVAGGRDVYFFSFELPKLLPINSQLSAISYLVHVNVCYILAAAIVLHILFAIKHLIFDKVNLFARIWRVESAN
- a CDS encoding IS256 family transposase, with translation MKTEKNKKINEAIDLLIEGGADLKTVLKQDGLIKELTKSILERALQAEMSEHLGYNKYDRSETENCRNGHYNKNLITENGSIELNIPRDREGKFAPVIVSKNQTRIDGLDQKIISLYAKGMSLSDIKIQLQELYGAEVSESLISRVTDDVIDEVRIWQSRPLEPLYPIVYFDCLIVKVRQDKQIINKSVYVALGIDLQGRKDILGLWISENEGSKFWLSNFTELKNRGLKDILIACSDNLTGMSEAICASYPKTEHQLCIVHQIRNSLKYVSYKDRKLLASDLKLIYSSATEDEAHLALESFDKKWSKRYPHIAKSWYNNWENLVIFLQYPESIRKIIYTTNAIESLNSQLRKVTRNKRVFPNDDSVFKVLYLTIDYITKKWTMPISNWNEAMAHFIIKFDGRF